A window of Pan paniscus chromosome 10, NHGRI_mPanPan1-v2.0_pri, whole genome shotgun sequence contains these coding sequences:
- the LOC100970659 gene encoding keratin, type II cytoskeletal 1 isoform X1, producing MSRQFSSRSGYRSGGGFSSGSAGIINYQRRTTSSSTRRSGGGGGRFSSCGGGGGSFGAGGGFGSRSLVNLGGSKSISISVARGGGRGSGFGGGYGGGGFGGGGFGGGGFGGGGFGGSGIGGGGFGGFGSGGGGFGGGGFGGGYGPVCPPGGIQEVTINQSLLQPLNVEIDPEIQKVKSREREQIKSLNNQFASFIDKVRFLEQQNQVLQTKWELLQQVDTSTRTHNLEPYFESFINNLRRRVDQLKSDQSRLDSELKNMQDMVEDYRNKYEDEINKRTNAENEFVTIKKDVDGAYMTKVDLQAKLDNLQQEIDFLTALYQAELSQMQTQISETNVILSMDNNRSLDLDSIIAEVKAQYEDIAQKSKAEAESLYQSKYEELQITAGRHGDSVRNSKIEISELNRVIQRLRSEIDNVKKQISNLQQSISDAEQRGENALKDAKNKLNDLEDALQQAKEDLARLLRDYQELMNTKLALDLEIATYRTLLEGEESRMSGECAPNVSVSVSTSHTTISGGGGRGGGGGGYGSGGSSYGSGGGSYGSGGGGGGGRGSYGSGGSSYGSGGGSYGSGGGGGGHGSYGSGSSSGGYRGGSGGGGGGSSGGRGSGGGSSGGSIGGRGSSSGGVKSSGGSSSVKFVSTTYSGVTR from the exons ATGAGTCGACAGTTTAGTTCCAGGTCTGGGTACCGAAGTGGAGGGGGCTTCAGCTCTGGCTCTGCTGGGATCATCAACTACCAGCGCAGGACCACCAGCAGCTCCACACGCCGcagtggaggaggtggtgggagaTTTTCAAGctgcggtggtggtggtggtagcttTGGTGCTGGTGGTGGATTTGGAAGTCGGAGTCTTGTTAACCTTGGTGGCAGTAAAAGCATCTCCATAAGTGTGGCTAGAGGAGGTGGACGTGGTAGTGGCTTTGGTGGTGGTTACGGTGGTGGTGGCTTTGGTGGTGGTGGCTTTGGTGGTGGTGGCTTTGGTGGTGGTGGCTTTGGTGGCAGTGGCATTGGGGGTGGTGGCTTTGGTGGTtttggcagtggtggtggtggttttggtGGAGGTGGCTTTGGGGGTGGTTATGGGCCTGTCTGCCCTCCTGGTGGCATACAAGAAGTCACTATCAACCAGAGCCTTCTTCAGCCCCTCAATGTGGAGATTGACCCTGAGATCCAAAAAGTGAAGTCTCGAGAAAGGGAGCAAATCAAGTCACTCAACAACCAATTTGCCTCCTTCATTGACAAG GTGAGGTTCCTGGAGCAGCAGAACCAGGTACTGCAAACAAAATGGGAGCTGCTGCAGCAGGTAGATACCTCCACTAGAACCCATAATTTAGAGCCCTACTTTGAGTCATTCATCAACAATCTCAGAAGGAGAGTGGACCAACTGAAGAGTGATCAATCTCGGTTGGATTCGGAGCTGAAGAACATGCAGGACATGGTGGAGGATTACCGGAACAA GTATGAGGATGAAATCAACAAGCGGACAAATGCAGAGAATGAATTTGTGACCATCAAGAAG GATGTGGATGGTGCTTATATGACCAAGGTGGACCTTCAGGCCAAACTTGACAACTTGCAGCAGGAAATTGATTTCCTTACAGCACTCTACCAAGCA GAGTTGTCTCAGATGCAGACTCAAATCAGTGAAACTAATGTCATCCTCTCTATGGACAACAACCGCAGTCTCGACCTGGACAGCATCATTGCTGAGGTCAAGGCCCAGTACGAGGATATAGCCCAGAAGAGCAAAGCTGAGGCCGAGTCCTTGTACCAGAGCAAG TATGAAGAGCTGCAGATCACTGCTGGCAGACACGGGGATAGTGTGAGAAATTCAAAGATAGAAATTTCTGAGCTGAATCGTGTGATCCAGAGACTTAGATCTGAAATCGACAATGTCAAGAAGCAG ATCTCCAACTTGCAGCAGTCCATCAGTGATGCAGAGCAGCGTGGCGAGAATGCCCTCAAGGATGCCAAGAACAAGCTGAATGACCTGGAGGATGCCCTGCAGCAGGCCAAGGAAGACCTGGCCCGCCTGCTGCGTGACTACCAGGAGCTGATGAACACCAAGCTGGCCCTGGATCTGGAGATTGCCACCTACAGGACCCTCCTGGAGGGAGAAGAAAGCAG GATGTCTGGAGAATGTGCCCCGAACGTGAGTGTGT CTGTGAGCACAAGCCACACCACCATCAGTGGAGGTGGCGGCCGAGGAGGTGGCGGCGGTGGCTACGGCTCTGGAGGTAGCAGCTATGGCTCCGGAGGTGGTAGCTATGGTTCTGGAGGTGGCGGCGGCGGGGGCCGTGGCAGCTATGGCTCCGGAGGTAGCAGCTACGGCTCCGGAGGTGGCAGCTACGGCTCtggaggtggcggcggcggccATGGCAGCTACGGCTCCGGAAGCAGCAGTGGAGGCTACAGAGGTGGCtctggaggcggcggcggcggcagctcTGGCGGCCGGGGCTCTGGCGGCGGGAGCTCTGGAGGCTCCATAGGAGGCCGGGGATCCAGCTCTGGGGGTGTCAAGTCCTCTGGTGGCAGTTCCAGCGTGAAGTTTGTTTCTACCACTTATTCCGGAGTAACCAGATAA
- the LOC100970659 gene encoding keratin, type II cytoskeletal 1 isoform X2 yields MLVNGANDSLLDKGFVVYLKVRFLEQQNQVLQTKWELLQQVDTSTRTHNLEPYFESFINNLRRRVDQLKSDQSRLDSELKNMQDMVEDYRNKYEDEINKRTNAENEFVTIKKDVDGAYMTKVDLQAKLDNLQQEIDFLTALYQAELSQMQTQISETNVILSMDNNRSLDLDSIIAEVKAQYEDIAQKSKAEAESLYQSKYEELQITAGRHGDSVRNSKIEISELNRVIQRLRSEIDNVKKQISNLQQSISDAEQRGENALKDAKNKLNDLEDALQQAKEDLARLLRDYQELMNTKLALDLEIATYRTLLEGEESRMSGECAPNVSVSVSTSHTTISGGGGRGGGGGGYGSGGSSYGSGGGSYGSGGGGGGGRGSYGSGGSSYGSGGGSYGSGGGGGGHGSYGSGSSSGGYRGGSGGGGGGSSGGRGSGGGSSGGSIGGRGSSSGGVKSSGGSSSVKFVSTTYSGVTR; encoded by the exons ATGCTTGTGAATGGTGCTAATGACTCTCTCTTGGACAAAGGGTTCGTGGTCTACCTAAAG GTGAGGTTCCTGGAGCAGCAGAACCAGGTACTGCAAACAAAATGGGAGCTGCTGCAGCAGGTAGATACCTCCACTAGAACCCATAATTTAGAGCCCTACTTTGAGTCATTCATCAACAATCTCAGAAGGAGAGTGGACCAACTGAAGAGTGATCAATCTCGGTTGGATTCGGAGCTGAAGAACATGCAGGACATGGTGGAGGATTACCGGAACAA GTATGAGGATGAAATCAACAAGCGGACAAATGCAGAGAATGAATTTGTGACCATCAAGAAG GATGTGGATGGTGCTTATATGACCAAGGTGGACCTTCAGGCCAAACTTGACAACTTGCAGCAGGAAATTGATTTCCTTACAGCACTCTACCAAGCA GAGTTGTCTCAGATGCAGACTCAAATCAGTGAAACTAATGTCATCCTCTCTATGGACAACAACCGCAGTCTCGACCTGGACAGCATCATTGCTGAGGTCAAGGCCCAGTACGAGGATATAGCCCAGAAGAGCAAAGCTGAGGCCGAGTCCTTGTACCAGAGCAAG TATGAAGAGCTGCAGATCACTGCTGGCAGACACGGGGATAGTGTGAGAAATTCAAAGATAGAAATTTCTGAGCTGAATCGTGTGATCCAGAGACTTAGATCTGAAATCGACAATGTCAAGAAGCAG ATCTCCAACTTGCAGCAGTCCATCAGTGATGCAGAGCAGCGTGGCGAGAATGCCCTCAAGGATGCCAAGAACAAGCTGAATGACCTGGAGGATGCCCTGCAGCAGGCCAAGGAAGACCTGGCCCGCCTGCTGCGTGACTACCAGGAGCTGATGAACACCAAGCTGGCCCTGGATCTGGAGATTGCCACCTACAGGACCCTCCTGGAGGGAGAAGAAAGCAG GATGTCTGGAGAATGTGCCCCGAACGTGAGTGTGT CTGTGAGCACAAGCCACACCACCATCAGTGGAGGTGGCGGCCGAGGAGGTGGCGGCGGTGGCTACGGCTCTGGAGGTAGCAGCTATGGCTCCGGAGGTGGTAGCTATGGTTCTGGAGGTGGCGGCGGCGGGGGCCGTGGCAGCTATGGCTCCGGAGGTAGCAGCTACGGCTCCGGAGGTGGCAGCTACGGCTCtggaggtggcggcggcggccATGGCAGCTACGGCTCCGGAAGCAGCAGTGGAGGCTACAGAGGTGGCtctggaggcggcggcggcggcagctcTGGCGGCCGGGGCTCTGGCGGCGGGAGCTCTGGAGGCTCCATAGGAGGCCGGGGATCCAGCTCTGGGGGTGTCAAGTCCTCTGGTGGCAGTTCCAGCGTGAAGTTTGTTTCTACCACTTATTCCGGAGTAACCAGATAA
- the KRT77 gene encoding keratin, type II cytoskeletal 1b encodes MSHQFSSQSAFSSMSRQVYSTSSSAGSGGGSRAVGSVCYARGRCGGGGYGIHGRGFGSRSLYNLGGSRSISINLMGRSTSGFCQGGGVGGFGGGRGFGVGSTGAGGFGGGGFGGGGFGGAGFGTSNFGLGGIGPYCPPGGIQEVTINQSLLEPLHLEVDPEIQRIKTQEREQIMVLNNKFASFIDKVRFLEQQNQVLQTKWELLQQVNTSTGTNNLEPLLENYIGDLRRQVDLLNAEQMRQNTEVRSMQDVVEDYKSKYEDEINKRTGSENDFVVLKKDVDAAYVSKVDLESRVDTLTGEVNFLKYLFLTELSQMQTHISDTNVILSMDNNRSLDLDSIIDAVRTQYELIAQRSKDEAEALYQTKYQELQITAGRHGDDLKNSKMEIAELNRTVQRLQAEISNVKKQIEQMQSLISDAEERGEQALQDARQKLQDLEEALQQSKEELARLLRDYQAMLGVKLSLDVEIATYRQLLEGEESRMSGELQSHVSISVQNSQVSVSGGAGGGGSYGSGGYGSGSGGGYGGGRSYRGGGARGGSGGGYGSGGGGGSGSYGGSGRSGRGSSRVQIIQTSTNTSHRRILE; translated from the exons ATGAGCCACCAATTTAGTTCTCAGTCCGCGTTTAGTTCAATGAGCAGGCAGGTTTATAGTACCAGCTCTTCTGCAGGCTCTGGTGGTGGGAGTCGGGCAGTGGGTTCTGTGTGTTATGCTCGAGggaggtgtggtggtggtggataCGGGATCCATGGAAGGGGGTTTGGCTCTAGGAGCCTCTACAATCTGGGTGGCAGTAGAAGCATCTCCATTAATCTAATGGGGAGGAGCACCAGTGGTTTCTGCCAGGGTGGGGGAGTAGGGGGATTTGGAGGGGGCAGAGGCTTTGGGGTTGGCAGCACTGGGGCTGGTGGCTTTGGAGGTGGTGGCTTTGGAGGAGGTGGTTTTGGGGGTGCTGGATTTGGGACTAGCAATTTTGGGCTTGGGGGCATTGGTCCTTATTGTCCTCCTGGGGGCATCCAAGAGGTGACCATTAACCAGAGCCTCCTAGAGCCACTTCACCTGGAGGTGGACCCTGAAATTCAGAGGATCAAGACCCAGGAGCGGGAGCAGATTATGGTTCTCAACAACAAGTTTGCCTCCTTCATTGACAAG GTGCGATTCCTGGAGCAGCAGAACCAGGTGCTACAAACAAAATGGGAGTTGCTGCAGCAGGTGAACACCTCAACTGGAACCAACAACCTGGAGCCCCTCTTGGAGAACTACATCGGTGACctgcggaggcaggtggatttgCTCAATGCGGAGCAGATGCGCCAGAACACGGAGGTCAGGAGCATGCAGGATGTCGTGGAGGACTACAAGAGCAA GTATGAGGATGAAATCAACAAGAGGACTGGCAGCGAGAATGACTTTGTCGTCCTGAAGAAG GACGTGGATGCTGCTTATGTGAGCAAAGTGGACCTGGAGTCCAGGGTGGACACTCTGACTGGGGAGGtcaatttcttgaaatatttatttttgacg GAGCTGTCTCAGATGCAGACTCACATCAGCGACACCAACGTCATCCTGTCCATGGACAATAACCGTTCCCTGGACCTGGACAGCATCATCGATGCAGTGCGGACCCAGTACGAACTGATTGCACAGAGGAGCAAGGACGAGGCCGAAGCCCTCTACCAGACCAAG TACCAGGAGCTCCAGATCACGGCAGGGAGACATGGAGACGACCTGAAGAACAGCAAGATGGAGATTGCAGAGCTCAACCGCACCGTCCAGAGGCTGCAGGCAGAGATCAGCAACGTGAAGAAGCAG ATTGAACAGATGCAGTCACTCATTTCGGATGCTGAGGAGAGAGGCGAGCAGGCCCTCCAGGATGCGCGGCAGAAGCTGCAGGACCTGGAGGAGGCCCTGCAGCAGTCCAAGGAGGAGCTGGCCCGGCTGCTGCGTGACTACCAGGCCATGCTGGGGGTCAAGCTGTCCCTGGATGTGGAGATCGCCACCTACCGCCAGCTGCTGGAGGGCGAGGAGAGCAG GATGTCAGGAGAGCTGCAGAGCCATGTGAGCATCT CCGTGCAGAACAGCCAGGTGAGCGTCAGCGGCGGCGCGGGAGGCGGCGGCAGCTACGGCTCAGGAGGCTACGGCAGCGGCAGCGGTGGGGGCTATGGCGGCGGAAGAAGCTACCGCGGAGGCGGGGCACGAGGCGGGAGTGGAGGCGGTTatggcagcggcggcggcggcggcagcgggaGCTACGGAGGGAGCGGCAGAAGCGGCCGCGGATCCTCGCGCGTGCAGATCATCCAGACCTCCACCAACACCTCCCACAGGCGGATCCTGGAGTAG